GTCGGCGCGCAGGCCGCGATCTGGGACCAGTTGCGGACGGCCCGCCGGGAGGGCCTGGCGGTGCTGCTGGTCAGCGCCGACCTGGACGAGCTGATCGGCCTGTCCGACACGCTGCGGGTCATCCTGCGCGGCCGGCTGGTCGCCGAGGCCGATCCCGGCAGCGTCACCCCGGAGGACCTGGGGTCGGCGATGTCCGGCATGAGCGGCACGCCGGCCGCGCCCGCTACGCCCGTTGCGCCCGCCGCCTCTGAGGCCGAGCCGGATGGCGGTGGTACCGAGGTCGCGGTCGAACCCGGCGATACCGAGTCCGAGGCCGCGGTCGAGTCCGGGGAGGACCGGTGAAGGCGCCGAACCCCAGGAAGCTGCTGACCTCCACCGGCACCGCGCTGGCCGCGCCGCTGCTGGCGCTGGTCACCGCGGTCACGGTGACGGTGCTGGTGCTGGTCGGCGCCGGCAGCAATCCGCTCGACGTCCTCGACACGATGGTCACCTACGCCCAGCGGCCGCGGTCCCAGGCGCTGATGCTCAACTCGGCGGTGACGTACTACTTCTCGGCGGTCGCGGTCGCGATCGGGTTCCGGATGAACCTGTTCAACATCGGCGTGGATGGGCAGTACCGGCTGGCCGCGCTGCTCGCCGCCGCCGCGGGAGCCGCCATCAGCCTGCCGCACGTCCTGCATGTCGCGGTCGTGCTGCTGATCGCGATGGCCGTGGGCGCGCTGTGGGCGGCCGCCGCGGCGCTGCTGAAGGTCTACCGCGGCGTCAGCGAGGTCATCTCGACCATCATGCTCAACTTCATCGCGACCGCGCTGATCGCCTACCTGCTGACGCCGGGCCGGCTCGCCGTGCGCACCACCGGTTCGAACAACATCGGCACCAGGCTCATACCGCCCTCCGGGCAGATCCCCGGGATCTCGGTCATCCCGGACTCGCCGCTGAAGGTCTACGGCCTGGCGATCCTGGCGGTCATCGTCGGGGTCGGCTACTGGTTCCTGCTGTCCCGCACCCGGTTCGGCTTCGACCTGCGGGCCGCCGGCGCCAGCGAGGACGCGGCGAAGTCCAGCGGAGTCCAGGTCGGCCGGATGATCGTCATCAGCATGCTGCTGTCCGGCGCGGTCGCCGGGCTGGTCGGCATGCCGCAGCTGCTCGGCGCGTCGCACACGTTCTCCATCGACTTCCCCGCCGGGCTCGGCTTCACCGGGATCGCGATCGCGCTGCTCGGCCGCAACCACCCAGTCGGCATCGCGATCGGCGCGCTGCTGTTCGGCTTCCTCGACAACGCGTCGACCTCGCTGGAGCTCGAGGGCGTCTCGAAGGACATCGTGCAGGTCACCCAGGGCGTCATCGTGCTGTCGGTCGTCGTCGCCTACGAACTGGTGCGACGGATCCGCACCCGGGCCGAGCAGCGGGAGGTCGCGCGACGGCTCGCCTCGGGCGGTCCTCCACCGGCGGCCCCTGTCCCGCCCGTCCCGCCGACGCCGCAGGAGGTGGGAGCGTGACGACGGTCCTGACCCCCACTCCCCCGTCCCCACCGCCGCCGGCCTCCGGGCCCGGAACACCGTCCGGCTCCTGTCGGGGCACCGGCTGGACGCCGAGGTGGCGCCGCGCCGCGGGTCCGCGCTGGCTGTGGATCGCGGGGGGCGTCCTGCTCGTCCTGGCGTTCGCCCGGACGCTGTCCGGGGCCGACCAGCTCACGTCGTCGGGCACCGTGTCGGCGGCTCTCGGGGCGACGGTGCCGATCGCGATGGCGGCGCTCGGCGGGATGTGGGCCGAACGGGCCGGCGTGGTCAACATCGGCCTCGAGGGCATGATGATCCTCGGCACGTTCGGGGCCGGCTGCATCGGCTGGGAGCACGGGCCCTGGGCCGGGCTGGTCGCCGCCGTGCTGTTCGGCGCGATCGGCGGGCTGGTGCACGCGGTCGCCACCGTCACCTTCGGTGTCGACCACATCGTGAGCGGCGTCGCCGTCAACATCCTCGGGCTGGGCGTCACCAAGTACCTGGCCGCCGAGCTGCTCGAAGGCACCCCCGGCGGCGGACAGTCGCAGTCGCCGCCGATCGGCCCGGTCGGGCGGGTGTCGGTGCCCGGCATCGAGTCGGCGCTGCGGCCGGTCGAGAACCGGCACTGGTTCCTCGTCTCCGACCTGGCCGGGCTGCTGCGCGGCCTGCTCACCCACATCTCGCTGTTCACGCTGATCGCGGTCGCGCTGGTCGCGCTCAGCGCGGGCATCCTGTGGCGGACCCCGTTCGGGCTGCGGCTGCGCTCGTGCGGCGAGGAGCCGCACGCCGCGGAGACGCTCGGCGTCAACGTCTACGCCTACAAGTACGTGGCGGTCATGATCTCCGGTGGGCTGGCCGGTTTCGGCGGGGCCTACCTCGCCGAGGTCGCGGCCAACATCTACCGCGAGGGCCAGACCGGCGGCCGCGGCTACATCGGCCTGGCGTCGATGATCTTCGGTAACTGGCGTCCGGGTGGGCTCGCCGCCGGCGCAGGGCTCTTCGGTTACACCGACGCGCTGCAGCTGCGGAACGCGCCAGCCGTGCACGCGCTGCTGCTGGTCGCCGCGGTCCTGCTGGCCGCGGTCGGGGCCGTCACGCTGCTGCGGTGGTTCCGGATTCCTGGAGCCGGCGGCGGCGGACTGGCGGCCGTGCCCAGCGGTACGGGTGACTCCGACGGTGACGGTGACGGTGGGAACGGCGGTGAGGGCGGCGGTGAGGGCGCGAACGGCGTTGGCGGCGCCGTTGCCGGAAAGGCCGGCAAGGGCGGTGGCCGACCACGGATCGCGGTGATCGTCGCATGCTTCGTGGCCGCCGCTGGCCTGGCCACCTGGTACGCCTGCACCGACTCGCTACCCAGCCAGGTCGTCACCGCCACCCCGTACGTGACCACGCTGCTGGTGCTGGCATTCGCCTCGCAGCGGTTGCGGCCACCGAAGGCGGACGGTCTCGTCTACCGGCGCGGCGAGGAGTAGCGCCGGCGGGATGCCGGCTCGGTCCGCCGCCGGCCAGACGCCTGCGCCCACGCTGGTGGCGCTCGATTTCGAGGTTCAAGGGGCTGTGGTGAGCAGTACACAGATCGACGAGAATATCGTCGACGAGCTCGTCAGACTGGCGACGGAGGCCACGGAGTTCGCCTACGCGCCGTACTCGATGTTCTGTGTCGGCGCGGCACTGGTCACCGGAGACGGCCGGTTCTACTCGGGCGCCAACGTGGAGAACCGGTCGTACCCGATGTCGATCTGCGCCGAGCGCGCGGCGGTGGTCAAGGCCGTGACCGCGAGCAGGACGACACTGGAGATCGCCGCCGTCGCCGTCGTCGAAAAGAAGGAAGGACCGTGCGCGCCCTGCGGGGGCTGCCGTCAGGTCCTCTCCGAGTTCGCTCGGGCCGGCGCTCTCCTGATCTACAGGGACGCCCACGGCGTGTTCAAACGAGTGACGATCGAGGAGGCGCTGCCAGACGCGCGCGCCTTTCTCTCGGATACGCCGCCGCGTTAACCCGGCGGCCGGCGATCGTCGTTTGTGCCCTGCTGTGGTTGCCAGCGAGGCCGGGTCGTGACCACCTGAGGGCACAAACAGCGATCTGTGCTGGTAGCCGCGGCGGCGGTGGCTAGGATAGGCGGCGAGCGTGTGAGGGCGCTTCCGGGTCCGCGGGCAGGACTGAGTCCACCTCGAGAGACATGTTCTGCCCAGGCCGTTGACGTTCTCCTTTCCGGCTCGGCGCGCGGACCGCGAGCTGACGAGGGGACGTCATGCCCAGCCTTCCCGCCCGCCCGGACTTCCAGCAGCTCCGCCACCAGGCCAGAGACCTCCTGCGGGCCGCCCGGAACGGTGACGCCACCGCGCTGGCGCGTGTCCGCGCCGTCGCGGACGAGGTCAGTCTCGCGAACGCCCAGCTAGCGCTCGCCCGGGAGTACGGATTCATCAGCTGGACCAGGCTGAAGACCGAGGTCGACCGTCGCGAGGCCCTCGACGACGTTAATGTGGCCGGCCTCGTCGACCTGCTCACGCGCGAGCCCGAGTTGGCCGTCGCCGAGATGACGCGGTGGTGTGACCACCCGTTGGGCGCGTCGCCGCTGAGCTACGTGGCGATGCTGCGCTACGACACGTCTCGCGACATCTGGCGCGACGTCCCCGGCACCGCGGCGCTGACGGGCGCGCTGCTCGCGGCCGGAGCACCGGTCGACGGCGAACCGGGCGGCCCGGAGACTCCGCTGATCACGGCGGCCAGCTACGGCGACGCGGAGGTCGCCAAGGTCCTCATCCAGGCGGGCGCCGACCTGGAGGCCACCTCGTCGCCGACCTCCGGCGGGGTTCCCGGCGGGAACGCGCTTCTGCACGCCGCCGTGTTCGGGATGACCGCGGTGGTGGACGTCCTGGTGCAGGCCGGGGCGCGCATCGCGGACCTTGTCGTCGCCGCGGCGGCCGGCGACATCAGCCGCTGGCCTCTCGAGGAGGCCAGCCCGCAGCAGCTTCTCCTGGCGCTCATGATGGCCACCGACCATCAACGCCTGGCGGTGGTCGAGGAGCTGGTCGCGGCCGGCACGCCGGTCGACGGGGTCGACGAGATCTGGAGCCGTCATCCGCTGCGGCTGGCCGCGGCGAACGGTCGACCCGCGAGCGTCCGATGCCTGCTCGCCCTCGGCGCCGACCCCAACCTGCGCGACGCCGACGGGCACACGCCCCTGGACCTGTGCCGAGCGGACCGTCCCCACCACCTCCCGGGCACCGGCCACACGGAAGTCGAACAGATCCTCGAACCCCTCACGAACCCGACCGGCGGGTGACCGGGGCCACCCGGACAGCTAACCACCTTGCCATTGGGTCCGCTCATTGGTAGCTCAAGGTCTTGGTCAAGGCCCGGGATTGGTGCGGCTAACACCGCCCGGGCCGCTTTATTGATTTTTCTTTCACCTCCGAACTTTCCCTGCGCGCGAAACTCGCGTCGCTGCGTCTACGGCAGATCGCGTCGTGTTTGGCGGATTCCGCGCGGTGCGGTCTCGATCCGGGCGCGAGGCCGATCGTTCCGTGGCAACCGCAGAAGCCGGCGTCGGTATCACGGCTACACTTCGGGCGTGTCGCGCGCGAGTCGCTCCGATAGTGCTGCTTTGAATGGTCCGGAGACCGCTCGGGCGTTGCGGAAGCGTCATCGTCGGGCTTGGGGGACGGTTGGCATCGGCGTGTTTGCGATGACGGTGGGGTTGCCGCTGACGCTGATCGGTGACGGGGGCCCTGCGTTCCTACCGTTCGCGTTCGGCGGGCTAACGGTGGCTTGCGGGTTGATCGCGCTCGTTCACGTAGGGCGCATGCGGTTCCTCCTGTCGCGCAACCCGTGGACGGTGCGGCCGTGCCGGTTCGGGACGGTCGGGGGCGGCAACGGCCAGCCGACGCTGATCCTGTGGCCACCGGCGCCACCACATGATGCGCAACCGGTCGGACCTCGCGCCGCCGAGTCGCGCGGCCCGTACGAGGCGGTCATGTCCCCGGTGACATCCATCTGGCGGTGGCCCGCGCTCGAAGCCTGCGACCGTGCGACGGTGTGGTTCGTCGGAAGTCGGCTATGGGGTGGGACGGTCGCCGTACCGGGCACGATGGAACTCTTCTGGGTTCGTCCCATGCGCATCCCGCCGCTGCGGTGGTACCTGGCGCGCCGCGTTCTCGAGGAGGATGCTCAGCGAGACCAGCGGTAGCAGCGACGATTCTCCTGCGCCTGGCTGTCCGGACACGGTTGAGGTTTCCGCGGCCGTAGCCCTGATCACGAAACGGCGGCCGCCGTACCACGGTCAGGGTTGGATGGCCCCGAGGTAGCGGTTGCCCAGCACGCGGAGATGCTCGACCAGCTCGGGCGGTTCGGTGACCGTGAAGTCGCGGCCGAGCATGCCGATGTAGACCGCGATGATCTCTAGGCTGTCCCCTCCGGTCACGAGGACGCAGGTGGAGTCGTCGATCGCCTCCACTACGCCGACGGTCGGGTTGATCCGTGAAAGCACCTCATCGGCCGGCGCGTGGACGGTGATCCGCACATGCACCTTCCACCCGGCCTTGGCCACGTCGCGCAGCACGAAGCTCGGGTAGTCCCCGCCGGGCAGCTCGGACGGCGCGAACCTGCGCCCGGTCGCGTCCCGGAGCGCGATCCAGTCGACGCGGTAGGTATGCCAAGCGCCCGTCTCCGGGCCTCGGGCGACGAGGTACCAGTGCCGTTGCCAGCTGACCAGCCGGTAGGGCTCGACGAGGACTGGCCAGTCGCCAAAAGGCGCCGAGGCGTCGTTGAGCTGTGGCGACTGGTCCGTGCAGGAGGGGGCGGTGTAGTCGAAGCGGAGCAGCTCGCGGTCCCGGATGCACGCGGCGATCATCGCCAGCATCGCGGAGTCCACGACCGG
Above is a window of Pseudofrankia saprophytica DNA encoding:
- the cdd gene encoding cytidine deaminase; translated protein: MALDFEVQGAVVSSTQIDENIVDELVRLATEATEFAYAPYSMFCVGAALVTGDGRFYSGANVENRSYPMSICAERAAVVKAVTASRTTLEIAAVAVVEKKEGPCAPCGGCRQVLSEFARAGALLIYRDAHGVFKRVTIEEALPDARAFLSDTPPR
- a CDS encoding ABC transporter permease — its product is MTTVLTPTPPSPPPPASGPGTPSGSCRGTGWTPRWRRAAGPRWLWIAGGVLLVLAFARTLSGADQLTSSGTVSAALGATVPIAMAALGGMWAERAGVVNIGLEGMMILGTFGAGCIGWEHGPWAGLVAAVLFGAIGGLVHAVATVTFGVDHIVSGVAVNILGLGVTKYLAAELLEGTPGGGQSQSPPIGPVGRVSVPGIESALRPVENRHWFLVSDLAGLLRGLLTHISLFTLIAVALVALSAGILWRTPFGLRLRSCGEEPHAAETLGVNVYAYKYVAVMISGGLAGFGGAYLAEVAANIYREGQTGGRGYIGLASMIFGNWRPGGLAAGAGLFGYTDALQLRNAPAVHALLLVAAVLLAAVGAVTLLRWFRIPGAGGGGLAAVPSGTGDSDGDGDGGNGGEGGGEGANGVGGAVAGKAGKGGGRPRIAVIVACFVAAAGLATWYACTDSLPSQVVTATPYVTTLLVLAFASQRLRPPKADGLVYRRGEE
- a CDS encoding ankyrin repeat domain-containing protein, with the protein product MPSLPARPDFQQLRHQARDLLRAARNGDATALARVRAVADEVSLANAQLALAREYGFISWTRLKTEVDRREALDDVNVAGLVDLLTREPELAVAEMTRWCDHPLGASPLSYVAMLRYDTSRDIWRDVPGTAALTGALLAAGAPVDGEPGGPETPLITAASYGDAEVAKVLIQAGADLEATSSPTSGGVPGGNALLHAAVFGMTAVVDVLVQAGARIADLVVAAAAGDISRWPLEEASPQQLLLALMMATDHQRLAVVEELVAAGTPVDGVDEIWSRHPLRLAAANGRPASVRCLLALGADPNLRDADGHTPLDLCRADRPHHLPGTGHTEVEQILEPLTNPTGG
- a CDS encoding helix-turn-helix transcriptional regulator encodes the protein MLETSSRLLALLALLQSRPNWTGSELADQLAVTTRTVRNDIDRLRDLGYPVEAVRGPAGYYQLGVGAKLPPLLLSDEEAVAIAIGLRAGRGVSGIEDSSAGALRKLEQVLPHRLRRQVNALHEAMLEGPANTGSNVADPVVDSAMLAMIAACIRDRELLRFDYTAPSCTDQSPQLNDASAPFGDWPVLVEPYRLVSWQRHWYLVARGPETGAWHTYRVDWIALRDATGRRFAPSELPGGDYPSFVLRDVAKAGWKVHVRITVHAPADEVLSRINPTVGVVEAIDDSTCVLVTGGDSLEIIAVYIGMLGRDFTVTEPPELVEHLRVLGNRYLGAIQP
- a CDS encoding ABC transporter permease encodes the protein MKAPNPRKLLTSTGTALAAPLLALVTAVTVTVLVLVGAGSNPLDVLDTMVTYAQRPRSQALMLNSAVTYYFSAVAVAIGFRMNLFNIGVDGQYRLAALLAAAAGAAISLPHVLHVAVVLLIAMAVGALWAAAAALLKVYRGVSEVISTIMLNFIATALIAYLLTPGRLAVRTTGSNNIGTRLIPPSGQIPGISVIPDSPLKVYGLAILAVIVGVGYWFLLSRTRFGFDLRAAGASEDAAKSSGVQVGRMIVISMLLSGAVAGLVGMPQLLGASHTFSIDFPAGLGFTGIAIALLGRNHPVGIAIGALLFGFLDNASTSLELEGVSKDIVQVTQGVIVLSVVVAYELVRRIRTRAEQREVARRLASGGPPPAAPVPPVPPTPQEVGA